From one Botrytis cinerea B05.10 chromosome 7, complete sequence genomic stretch:
- the Bpk3 gene encoding Bpk3, with protein MASTTTSTSSLSSRRQKTGVGSFTINEQIGKGSFATVYRGTHMPSGNLVAIKSVNLSRLNKKLKDNLYVEIEILKSLYHPHIVALIDCRESASHIHLMMEYCELGDLSYFIKKRDRLADNPTLYDMVQKYPMPVEGGLNQVVVRHFFKQLSSAMEFLRERDFVHRDVKPQNLLLIPSPEWIAKRAKGGPEAMKASKESVVAMVGINSLPMLKLADFGFARSLPSTSLAETLCGSPLYMAPEILRYEKYDARADLWSIGTVLYEMMTGRPPFKAINHVQLLQKIEKNQDEIRFPSRGIYSRDLKDIVRRLLKKKPEDRITFPEYFAHPVVTEPIPGLVGDDRPKEKSPETSIVRQPSLRDRQRESPTVKHIDTAYESLITRDIGEQSPRTPNIESNQPFGTPGRSSGRPDSRDRPSPVSAATAPNVDTLPRQRDRKDRTEPNYAPIVRTGSTKQRYDEQANLQPKNEVQSSNSITEAEQDVRDAREYVLVEKKAVEVNAFADEMAANPRLGRANSAPKQLPRRHTSMGEPNSTTGAVAVPPSRIVQRASGRAQPDTSSARNSYGSYGKTGSSPSTASAIAKALQGASVRVFGVSWSPTLIGKGPSPPQLYNPYPAYPTPNAGLIGDGRPIDEDQRVVNIIEDSATRSDVVYGFAEVKYRQLIPLAPSMNHGLGGPNPERTGDAMDEDDGLTVEAIVNLSEEALVLYVKSLSLLSKSMDIAGAWWSRKQRGGIVSGGHTPGSDSSSAAQAGNRINGAVQWVRTRFNEVLEKAELVRLKLVEAQKRLPEDHPGHPNNRSTASRLVGGSSTTDGVVLSSGITAEKLMYDRALEMSRTAAINELANEDLPGCEISYTTAIRMLEAVLENDEELIPRKRSSSLREDKEKSEGGEVNGINFGDRKDVLKVLQMIRTRLQVLKKKMTAIAKHQSMPPPSSSPRRSYSGGTTPTINNTPPK; from the exons ATGGCGTCAACGACGACCTCAACTTCATCCTTGTCGTCAAGGCGGCAAAAGACTGGCGTGGGATCTTTTACTATCAATGAGCAAATTGGTAAAGGGAGTTTTGCCACAGTTTATCGGGGCACACATATG CCCAGTGGAAATCTCGTGGCGATAAAGTCCGTAAACCTATCCAGACTGAATAAGAAACTCAAAGACAACTTATATgtcgaaatcgaaatattgaaaagccTTTACCATCCTCATATCGTTGCCCTCATTGATTGCAGAGAATCTGCCTCGCACATACATCTGATGATGGAATATTGTGAACTGGGGGACTTGTCATATTTCATTAAAAAGAGGGATAGATTGGCCGATAATCCTACACTTTATGATATGGTTCAGAAATATCCTATGCCAGTCGAAGGCGGACTCAACCAAGTTGTAGTTCGTCACTTTTTCAAACAACTATCCAGTGCCATGGAATTCTTAAGAGAGCGGGACTTCGTACACAGGGATGTTAAACCACAGAATTTACTTTTGATACCATCACCGGAATGGATAGCAAAGAGGGCGAAAGGTGGACCAGAAGCCATGAAGGCGAGCAAGGAATCCGTTGTGGCTATGGTTGGAATAAATTCATTACCGATGCTTAAATTGgcagattttggatttgcTCGATCCTTACCATCTACTTCGCTTGCAGAGACTTTGTGCGGTTCACCCCTTTACATGGCACCCGAAATTTTACGTTACGAGAAGTATGATGCACGAGCTGATCTCTGGTCTATTGGAACGGTTCTTTATGAAATGATGACCGGAAGACCTCCTTTCAAAGCAATAAATCACGTTCAATTGTtacaaaagattgaaaaaaatcaagatgaaATTAGATTCCCTAGTAGGGGTATCTACAGcagagatttgaaagatattgTGCGACGTCTCCTCAAAAAGAAACCGGAAGATCGAATAACCTTTCCAGAATACTTTGCTCACCCCGTCGTGACCGAACCAATTCCTGGCCTGGTTGGGGATGATCGACCAAAGGAAAAATCTCCGGAAACTTCAATTGTTCGCCAGCCATCTTTGAGAGATCGTCAACGTGAAAGTCCAACTGTCAAGCATATTGACACGGCATATGAATCATTGATTACTAGAGACATTGGGGAGCAATCTCCAAGAACTCCTAATATAGAATCCAATCAACCTTTTGGAACACCAGGTCGTAGCTCGGGTCGTCCTGACTCCAGAGATCGACCTTCTCCAGTTTCTGCTGCAACTGCTCCAAATGTGGATACCTTGCCACGACAAAGAGATCGCAAGGATCGCACGGAACCAAATTATGCTCCTATTGTAAGAACTGGGTCCACGAAACAACGTTACGATGAGCAAGCGAATTTGCAACCCAAAAATGAAGTTCAATCGAGTAATTCCATAACTGAAGCCGAGCAAGATGTTCGCGATGCTAGAGAATATGTTCTCGTTGAGAAGAAAGCTGTTGAAGTAAATGCTTTTGCTGATGAGATGGCTGCAAACCCACGACTTGGACGTGCTAATTCAGCACCTAAACAATTGCCCAGAAGACATACATCAATGGGAGAACCAAATTCGACAACAGGAGCTGTAGCTGTACCACCTTCACGTATAGTTCAAAGAGCGTCAGGAAGAGCCCAGCCTGATACATCATCCGCCAGAAATTCATATGGTTCTTATGGTAAAACTGGTAGTAGTCCATCAACTGCTTCAGCTATAGCTAAAGCACTCCAAGGCGCGAGCGTCAGGGTATTTGGAGTTTCTTGGTCACCAACCCTCATTGGAAAAGGTCCATCTCCACCACAATTATACAATCCTTATCCCGCTTATCCTACACCTAATGCTGGGTTGATTGGAGATGGTCGACCTATTGATGAGGACCAAAGAGTTGTTAATATCATTGAGGATTCTGCAACTCGAAGTGATGTTGTTTATGGATTTGCTGAAGTCAAATATCGACAGCTTATTCCTTTAGCACCTTCTATGAATCATGGCCTAGGAGGTCCAAATCCAGAAAGAACAGGTGATGctatggatgaagatgatggtcTAACCGTGGAGGCTATTGTCAACTTATCCGAAGAAGCACTTGTGTTATATGTCAAGTCATTATCacttctttcaaaatctatGGATATTGCAGGAGCTTGGTGGTCACGAAAGCAACGTGGTGGAATTGTTAGTGGAGGTCACACTCCAGGAAGTGATTCATCTTCAGCAGCTCAAGCAGGAAACCGTATTAACGGTGCAGTTCAGTGGGTTCGCACCCGATTCAATGAAGTTTTAGAGAAAGCAGAACTTGTTCGACTCAAATTGGTCGAGGCTCAAAAAAGACTCCCCGAGGATCATCCAGGACACCCGAACAATCGTTCAACAGCCTCAAGATTGGTTGGTGGATCTTCAACTACTGATGGTGTTGTATTGAGCTCCGGTATAACCGCTGAAAAGCTGATGTATGATCGTGCTCTAGAGATGAGTCGTACAGCAGCTATCAATGAGTTGGCAAATGAAGATCTCCCTGGTTGTGAAATTTCATATACCACTGCCATTAGAATGCTTGAAGCAGTTCtcgaaaatgatgaagaactTATTCCTCGAAAGAGATCATCAAGTTTACGGGAAGATAAGGAGAAATCTGAAGGGGGAGAAGTTAATGGTATTAATTTTGGTGATAGAAAGGATGTCTTGAAAG TACTGCAAATGATTCGTACTCGTCTTCAAGTcctcaagaagaagatgacagCTATTGCTaaacatcaatcaatgccacctccatcatcatctccacgTCGAAGCTATAGTGGAGGAACCACTCCTACCATCAATAATACTCCACCGAAATGA
- the Bcgpi10 gene encoding Bcgpi10: protein MSNSIPTSNKEVKSSSPPTIPSPPPHHLNHNLPNPDIQENGLHALVNIQTAKDIWTFLLVFRVFNSFLVKTFFQPDEYFQALEPAWEMAFGEGSGAWITWEWHYQLRSSLHPTLFAAAYYLIDKPMEFVNFFPQFRAEVLAVLPNIIQAIFAAGCDYYTWKMAEKMYGLGSRTGYVTLLMSVLSPWNWFCSTRTFSNSLETSLTITALYFWPWDMAISSGEKIKEGKKEMSTTSISKGVFRTTETVNHLRYSLLLAGIACILRPTNLLIWFCVIMPIIMSLIPGVSPKTTKSPIPQDYIILLREAILCGSIILIISAISDRLYFGEWTFPPYQWLHFNISQNLAVFYGKNDWHYFFSQGLPLLLLTYLPFTILSTFKSYTPSTMPNPEFTYNLQTILTHLTGVMIFVLSTISHKEVRFIYPLLPILLLLTAPSITSFFTRETQIPTNDSSKSKIETATIRKPLLTILILLNIALAAYTTIIHQSAVISVNTFIRHKYETEMLDAQGIPLHSPDAYTYLKHYPASFDEHAPPSLNIDYDIKKEENSQYAKKMMGTSQNPDWDGENGEGAIPFVGFLMPCHSTPWRSQLVYKGLGAWALGCEPPVHLEMGQRDMYRDEADRFYDDPRRFLREEILIEGDGEGDGDGDEKKMWPRYLVGFEGVEKDVREFYEGVAEGAQDGAGRGKKMKEIWRERNTQWIDDWRRSGDVVVWEFV, encoded by the exons ATGTCAAATTCAATCCCGACCTCTAACAAAGAGGtaaaatcttcttcaccacctACAATACCTTCACCTCCCCCCCATCACCTCAACCACAACCTCCCAAATCCagatattcaagaaaatggTCTCCACGCTCTCGTAAATATCCAAACCGCAAAAGATATCTGGACTTTCCTTCTAGTATTTAGAGtctttaattcttttctCGTCAAAACTTTCTTTCAGCCAGATGAATATTTTCAAGCTCTAGAACCGGCTTGGGAAATGGCTTTTGGAGAGGGGAGTGGTGCTTGGATTACTTGG GAATGGCATTATCAATTAAGATCTTCATTACATCCGACTCTCTTTGCTGCTGCATATTACTTAATAGATAAACCTATGGAATTTGTGAATTTCTTTCCTCAATTTAGAGCTGAAGTTTTAGCTGTATTGCCAAATATCATTCAGGCTATTTTTGCCGCAGGTTGTGATTACTATACTTGGAAAATGGCAGAGAAAATGTATGGATTGGGTAGTAGAACTGGTTATGTTACT CTTCTCATGAGTGTATTAAGTCCTTGGAATTGGTTTTGTTCAACAAGAACCTTTTCGAATTCTTTGGAAACTAGTTTAACAATTACTGCATTGTATTTTTGGCCTTGGGACATGGCAATTAGTTCTGGAGAGAAAATtaaagagggaaagaaggagatgtCGACTACGTCTATATCTAAAGGTGTTTTCAGAACGACAGAAACCGTAAACCA TCTTCGATattcccttcttcttgcaGGTATTGCCTGTATTCTTAGACCAACCAATCTTTTGATATGGTTTTGTGTCATAATGCCAATCATTATGTCCCTCATACCCGGAGTATCTCCAAAAACAACTAAATCACCCATCCCACAAGATTACATTATTCTTCTCAGAGAAGCTATCTTATGTGGTTcgatcatcctcatcatctcagCTATTTCCGATCGTCTCTACTTTGGAGAATGGACATTCCCACCTTACCAATGgcttcatttcaatatctctcaaAATTTAGCCGTATTTTATGGCAAAAATGATTGGcattatttcttttcccaaGGCTTGCCACTTTTGTTACTCACTTATCTGCCATTCACGATTCTCTCGACATTCAAAAGCTATACACCATCTACAATGCCAAATCCGGAATTCACTTACAACCTCCAAACAATTCTAACACATCTCACTGGTGTGATGATCTTCGTCTTAAGCACAATCTCCCATAAAGAAGTTCGATTCATTTACCCACTTCTTCCTATTCTTCTCCTCCTAACCGCAccatcaatcacatcattTTTCACACGCGAAACTCAAATCCCTACAAACGACTCTTCCAAATCGAAAATCGAAACCGCAACAATCCGCAAACCACTTCTCAccattctcattctcctcaaCATAGCCTTGGCAGCTTATACAacaatcatccatcaatccgCCGTGATATCCGTAAATACATTTATCCGACACAAATACGAAACAGAAATGTTGGATGCGCAAGGAATCCCTCTTCATTCTCCAGACGCATACACATATCTAAAACATTACCCCGCTTCATTTGATGAGCACGCGCCCCCTTCGCTAAATATCGACTAcgatattaaaaaagaagaaaattctcaatatgCAAAAAAGATGATGGGGACTTCCCAAAACCCGGATTGGGATGGGGAAAATGGGGAAGGTGCGATACCCTTTGTGGGATTTCTAATGCCCTGTCATAGTACCCCGTGGAGAAGCCAATTGGTGTATAAGGGATTGGGGGCCTGGGCTTTAGGATGTGAACCTCCTGTACATTTGGAGATGGGGCAGAGGGATATGTATAGAGATGAGGCGGATAGGTTTTATGATGATCCGCGGAGGTTTTTGAGGGAGGAGATTTTGATAgagggggatggggagggtgatggagatggagatgagaagaaaatgtgGCCCCGCTATCTGGTGGGATTTGAAGGGGTTGAGAAGGATGTGAGGGAATTTTATGAGGGGGTTGCGGAAGGAGCACAGGATGGAGCGGgtagaggaaagaaaatgaaagagatttggagagagagaaatacccagtggattgatgattggagGAGGAGTGGCGATGTAGTGGTTTGGGAATTTGTATAG